Within Sulfoacidibacillus ferrooxidans, the genomic segment GTATGGCTAAAGATGCGATTCAAGGCCATATTGAATCATTATTGCAATTAGGACGAACGATTCCTACTGATCAACCTGCGGTTTTGGTGAATGCAACCGATGCTGATGAAATCTTGATTCGTAGATTGGAGGTCGATTTTCACGCCTCCTTTACCGCGAATCACGGATAAAGAACTGATACGGGTGCTTGTAAAATGTGGATGTATATTTCTTCGACAAAGAGGATCTCATCAACATTTTTTAAGCTCACGTAGTCATCAAGTAGTTACAGTCCCTATGCATTCAGGAAAAACAATCAATCCAAAAACATGAAAAAGTATTTTAGTGTCTGCGAAGATTGATGTTGATGAATTAATTAACCAACTATAATCTACCTTGCTTTCCTCCCACCGCCGTGGGGTCTTGACTATGAGACTCTCGCGGCGGCGGGTAGTCAACAAGGGAGACTAACCAAATGAACATCATCTTCAATAAAAAA encodes:
- a CDS encoding type II toxin-antitoxin system HicA family toxin produces the protein MRVLVKCGCIFLRQRGSHQHFLSSRSHQVVTVPMHSGKTINPKT
- a CDS encoding type II toxin-antitoxin system HicB family antitoxin, with product MKFTVIFEKEEEGYSVSVPSLPGCFTQGDTLDEATRMAKDAIQGHIESLLQLGRTIPTDQPAVLVNATDADEILIRRLEVDFHASFTANHG